The following proteins are co-located in the Roseovarius arcticus genome:
- a CDS encoding bactofilin family protein: protein MASSIIEEDLKVEGNISSTEGSVEVKGSVVGDVAAEEITIHSSGSVEGALSAKKIYIEGKVKGSLKCDDLKIVSTSIVQADVVAKTMTTESGAKVVGKVEITGGQ from the coding sequence ATGGCAAGCTCAATAATCGAAGAAGACCTGAAGGTTGAAGGCAACATAAGCTCAACCGAAGGAAGCGTCGAAGTAAAAGGAAGCGTGGTTGGCGACGTCGCTGCCGAAGAAATCACGATCCATTCGAGTGGCTCAGTCGAGGGCGCCTTGTCTGCGAAAAAGATATATATAGAGGGCAAGGTCAAAGGCAGCCTGAAATGCGACGATCTGAAAATCGTATCCACGTCCATTGTGCAAGCCGACGTCGTAGCCAAAACGATGACCACCGAAAGTGGCGCGAAGGTCGTAGGCAAGGTCGAAATCACCGGAGGGCAATAG
- a CDS encoding ABC transporter substrate-binding protein yields MFRKLAISSAALAAMTGAPALAQDIAVKLGVLNDRSGVYADLSGEGSVVAARMAVEDFKAADKGMSVEIISADHQNKPDIGSNIARQWYDVDGVNAILDVPTSSVALAVSDITTEKNGVLIDSGAGSTSLTREQCRPTTVHWTYDTAALATGTGAAMTNAGGKKWFFLTADYAFGHSLEENTARVVEENGGEVVGQVNVPFPATDFSSFLLQAQGSGADVIGLANAGGDTVNAIKQASEFGITQAGQKLAALLFFVTDVHALGAQTAQGLSLTEAFYWDQNDDTRAWSKRFMDAHGSQPTMVQAGVYSGTMAYLAAVEAVGSADDGKAVVAKMKEMEFQDPLFGTVTVRGDGRAIHDMYLFEVKSPDESTGEWDLYNQISSISGEDAFLPMLEECDFTKQ; encoded by the coding sequence ATGTTCAGGAAACTTGCTATCAGTTCAGCGGCGCTTGCCGCGATGACGGGCGCACCCGCGCTTGCCCAGGATATCGCAGTGAAGCTTGGCGTGCTCAACGACCGCTCGGGCGTCTATGCAGACCTGTCGGGCGAAGGCTCGGTAGTGGCTGCGCGCATGGCAGTTGAGGATTTCAAAGCCGCGGACAAGGGCATGAGCGTCGAAATTATCTCTGCCGACCACCAGAACAAGCCTGACATCGGCTCGAACATCGCGCGCCAGTGGTATGATGTGGATGGCGTGAACGCCATTCTCGACGTGCCAACCTCGTCCGTCGCGCTGGCCGTCAGTGACATCACCACTGAGAAAAACGGTGTGCTGATCGACTCAGGCGCCGGCTCCACTTCGTTGACCCGCGAGCAGTGCCGCCCGACGACAGTTCACTGGACCTATGACACGGCCGCTCTGGCCACCGGTACCGGCGCCGCGATGACAAATGCAGGCGGCAAAAAGTGGTTCTTCCTGACAGCGGACTATGCGTTTGGTCATTCGCTGGAGGAAAACACGGCACGTGTGGTCGAGGAAAATGGCGGCGAAGTGGTCGGCCAAGTCAATGTGCCCTTCCCGGCGACCGATTTCTCGTCCTTTTTGCTACAGGCACAAGGCAGCGGCGCTGATGTAATCGGTCTGGCGAATGCCGGCGGCGACACCGTCAACGCGATCAAGCAAGCGTCGGAATTTGGCATCACGCAGGCGGGTCAGAAGCTGGCTGCGCTGCTGTTCTTTGTCACCGACGTGCATGCCTTGGGCGCGCAGACCGCACAGGGCCTGTCGCTGACCGAAGCGTTCTATTGGGACCAAAACGACGATACGCGCGCATGGTCCAAGCGTTTTATGGATGCGCACGGCTCGCAGCCGACCATGGTGCAGGCGGGCGTCTATTCCGGCACTATGGCCTATCTGGCCGCAGTCGAAGCCGTCGGCAGTGCCGATGATGGCAAGGCCGTGGTGGCGAAGATGAAAGAGATGGAATTCCAAGATCCGCTCTTTGGTACGGTCACAGTGCGCGGCGATGGCCGTGCGATCCACGACATGTACCTCTTTGAAGTCAAATCGCCCGACGAGTCGACTGGCGAATGGGACCTCTACAACCAGATCTCCTCGATCAGCGGCGAAGACGCGTTCTTGCCGATGCTGGAAGAGTGTGACTTTACCAAGCAGTAA
- a CDS encoding NAD(P)/FAD-dependent oxidoreductase, producing the protein MTRTDPEITIVGGGVVGLSVALGLLLAGRSVHVLDGADGDARASQGNFGLVWGQGKGWNFAPYAKWTSDALAAWPEFARKLADLSGIDVALDQSGGFEFFTDAAEMDEFASMLAQQQRHLGNRFSPELLSGDDLRAQIPGIGRGVVGASYSQRDGHVNPLRFLRALRLAVGAAGGHVTLNASVARILPVASGGFDLALANGEKARADRVVLCAGLGAMTLAADLGFSAQIRPQRGELLITEKLRDRLPFLSSTIRQVDEGGVQIGGTKADAGLDDSETLDVMAGLARHAVTVFPSLADVRVVRAWGALRVMSPDGYPVYARSNRYPGAYLVTCHSGVTLASLHASVLADWIEGTPSAPDLEAFDDNRCAISTAA; encoded by the coding sequence ATGACCAGAACCGATCCTGAAATTACGATTGTCGGTGGCGGCGTTGTTGGGCTGTCCGTCGCGCTTGGGCTGCTGCTTGCTGGGCGCAGCGTGCATGTCCTGGACGGCGCGGATGGTGACGCGCGGGCGTCTCAGGGCAATTTTGGCCTTGTCTGGGGGCAGGGCAAGGGATGGAATTTTGCACCCTATGCCAAGTGGACCAGTGACGCGCTGGCCGCATGGCCAGAATTTGCACGCAAGCTGGCCGATCTGTCGGGCATCGACGTAGCGCTAGATCAATCAGGCGGCTTTGAATTTTTCACGGACGCGGCTGAGATGGACGAATTCGCATCAATGCTGGCGCAGCAACAGCGGCATCTGGGCAATCGGTTTAGCCCCGAGTTGCTGAGCGGAGATGACCTGAGGGCGCAGATTCCAGGCATCGGCAGGGGGGTCGTCGGGGCTAGCTATTCCCAGCGGGACGGGCATGTAAATCCGCTTCGATTCTTGCGCGCTTTGCGCCTTGCTGTCGGGGCCGCTGGCGGCCACGTGACGTTGAATGCATCGGTTGCAAGGATTTTGCCTGTAGCGAGCGGTGGATTTGATCTGGCGCTGGCGAATGGTGAAAAGGCCCGCGCGGATAGGGTCGTCCTGTGCGCCGGCTTGGGCGCCATGACCCTCGCCGCCGATCTGGGATTTTCGGCGCAGATCAGGCCCCAGCGCGGCGAGTTGCTGATAACCGAGAAGCTGCGCGATCGTCTGCCGTTCCTGTCCAGCACGATCCGGCAGGTGGACGAGGGCGGCGTGCAGATCGGCGGGACCAAGGCGGACGCCGGGCTGGACGACAGCGAAACACTGGACGTGATGGCCGGGCTGGCGCGCCATGCCGTCACCGTCTTTCCGTCGCTTGCTGATGTACGAGTTGTGCGCGCATGGGGCGCGCTGCGCGTTATGTCGCCCGATGGATATCCGGTTTATGCCCGTTCAAACCGCTATCCGGGCGCCTACCTCGTCACTTGCCATAGCGGCGTCACGCTGGCCTCTTTGCACGCCTCAGTCCTTGCGGATTGGATCGAAGGAACGCCTTCAGCACCTGATTTGGAGGCATTCGATGACAATCGTTGCGCGATTTCAACCGCCGCCTGA
- a CDS encoding ABC transporter ATP-binding protein, protein MAIALAAKGLTKEFKGFVAVNNVDLSIEKGTIHALIGPNGAGKTTCFNLLTKFLQPTRGTIIYEGRDITRLKPAEIARLGMVRSFQISAIFPDLSVLQNVRVALQRARGESYDFWRSEKVLTKFDDQARSYIDEVGLTEFTYERAAALPYGRKRALEIATTLALSPDMLLLDEPMAGMGREDVDRISDLIRRIAENRTVLMVEHNLSVVADLSDRITVLARGEILAEGTYAEISKAPEVIEAYIGASHE, encoded by the coding sequence ATGGCAATCGCGCTTGCAGCCAAGGGATTGACGAAAGAGTTCAAGGGCTTCGTTGCCGTGAACAACGTCGATCTATCGATCGAAAAAGGAACCATTCACGCGCTGATCGGCCCGAATGGCGCCGGCAAGACGACCTGTTTCAACCTGTTGACCAAGTTTCTGCAACCGACCCGTGGAACGATCATCTACGAAGGCCGCGACATCACACGTCTGAAGCCTGCGGAAATTGCACGGTTGGGCATGGTACGGTCATTTCAGATCTCGGCGATCTTTCCGGATCTGAGCGTTTTGCAGAACGTTCGGGTCGCATTGCAGCGGGCGCGCGGCGAAAGCTATGACTTCTGGCGGTCCGAAAAGGTACTGACGAAATTTGACGATCAGGCCCGTAGCTACATTGACGAGGTCGGACTGACCGAATTCACCTATGAGCGCGCCGCCGCCCTGCCCTATGGGCGCAAGCGCGCGCTTGAGATTGCCACAACGCTGGCGCTCAGTCCGGACATGTTGCTGCTCGACGAGCCTATGGCGGGCATGGGCCGGGAAGACGTTGATCGTATTTCCGACCTGATCCGGCGCATTGCCGAAAACCGAACCGTGCTGATGGTTGAGCATAACCTGTCGGTGGTTGCAGATCTGTCCGACCGCATCACGGTGCTGGCGCGCGGCGAGATCCTGGCCGAAGGCACCTACGCCGAGATTTCAAAAGCCCCGGAAGTGATCGAAGCCTACATCGGAGCCAGCCATGAGTGA
- a CDS encoding LysR substrate-binding domain-containing protein yields the protein MLHRLTHRQIEAFRAVIETGKITAAAEVLGTTQPSISKVIADLERAAGFDLFERRGRQVLPTSEALALYEEVERSFVGMAEISRVIEDIRDFRKGSLLVAGMPALALKLLPDVIAQFIAEEPGITVSLRARSSQAVLRHLSSQQFDLGFAALDNDHPAVLRRPIFTAPMLAVLPIGHALERKEILEPADFDQQPFIALGAEIGTRSETDLFLSAGGARPRIVAEAQLSASICEMVAAGSGISIIEPVTATYFANAGRVTVRPLTPEQPFRYDLLLPALRQPSRVAARFLELVNDRFEMF from the coding sequence ATGCTTCATCGTCTCACCCATCGCCAGATCGAGGCCTTTCGCGCCGTTATCGAGACGGGCAAGATCACAGCAGCAGCCGAGGTACTGGGCACCACGCAGCCCTCAATCAGCAAAGTCATCGCGGATCTTGAGCGCGCGGCGGGGTTTGACCTGTTTGAGCGGCGCGGCCGGCAGGTCTTGCCGACGTCCGAGGCGCTGGCGCTTTATGAGGAGGTAGAACGCTCCTTCGTCGGGATGGCCGAGATTTCTCGCGTGATCGAGGATATCCGAGATTTTCGCAAAGGCAGCCTGCTGGTTGCCGGGATGCCCGCACTGGCGCTAAAGCTGTTGCCAGACGTCATCGCGCAATTCATCGCCGAAGAGCCGGGCATCACCGTATCCTTGCGCGCCCGAAGCTCGCAGGCGGTTTTGCGGCACCTCAGTTCGCAGCAGTTTGATCTGGGGTTTGCTGCGCTGGACAACGATCATCCCGCAGTACTGCGCAGGCCGATTTTTACAGCGCCAATGCTAGCCGTCCTGCCGATCGGCCATGCGCTGGAGCGAAAGGAGATTTTGGAACCCGCGGATTTTGACCAGCAACCGTTCATCGCGCTTGGCGCCGAAATCGGCACCCGGTCCGAGACAGACCTGTTCTTGTCCGCTGGCGGCGCGCGTCCCCGGATCGTCGCCGAAGCCCAACTCTCGGCCTCAATCTGCGAGATGGTCGCGGCTGGGTCGGGCATTTCCATCATCGAGCCTGTCACAGCGACATATTTTGCAAATGCCGGACGCGTCACCGTGCGCCCCCTGACGCCCGAGCAGCCCTTTCGCTATGATCTGCTTCTTCCTGCGCTGCGCCAGCCTTCGCGCGTTGCCGCCCGGTTTCTGGAACTGGTCAACGACCGCTTCGAGATGTTTTGA
- a CDS encoding (2Fe-2S)-binding protein has protein sequence MTIVARFQPPPDTGATAEFEYEGAAITAPLGISLAAALLAHSGAFTRQTAGGDTRTAFCMMGVCFDCLVEVDGVPNTQACMTSVRQGMVVRRQIGLRRLNGCSDS, from the coding sequence ATGACAATCGTTGCGCGATTTCAACCGCCGCCTGACACGGGCGCGACCGCTGAGTTCGAATATGAAGGCGCGGCCATCACCGCCCCGCTTGGCATATCTCTTGCGGCGGCCTTGCTTGCGCATTCGGGCGCATTCACCCGCCAAACGGCGGGCGGCGACACGCGCACCGCGTTTTGCATGATGGGCGTCTGCTTTGATTGTCTGGTCGAGGTCGACGGCGTGCCCAACACGCAGGCTTGCATGACCTCGGTCCGCCAAGGCATGGTAGTCAGGCGCCAGATTGGATTGCGCAGACTGAACGGGTGCAGCGATTCCTGA
- a CDS encoding branched-chain amino acid ABC transporter permease, protein MFELLGIPPQVLLGQLLLGLINGSFYAVLSLGLAVIFGLLNIINFAHGALYMAGAFVAWMLLAYLGIGYWPALILAPLIVGVFGIVLERTMLSRLYHLDHLYGLLLTFGLALIIQGLFRNYYGISGLPYQIPDLLSGGHNLGFMFLPNYRAWVVAASVVVCFGTWFMIEKTRLGAYLRAATENPVLVGAFGVNVPLMIMLTYGFGVALAGFAGVLAAPIYSVNPTMGEQLIIVVFAVVVIGGMGSIMGAILTGYMLGIVEGLTRVFYPEGSAVVIFVIMAIVLMIKPEGLFGRPV, encoded by the coding sequence ATGTTTGAACTTCTGGGAATACCGCCGCAGGTTCTGCTAGGCCAGCTATTGCTGGGCCTGATCAACGGGTCGTTCTATGCGGTGCTGTCGCTTGGGCTGGCGGTAATCTTTGGCCTGCTCAACATCATCAATTTCGCCCACGGCGCGCTTTACATGGCTGGTGCCTTTGTCGCGTGGATGCTGCTGGCATACCTCGGCATCGGCTACTGGCCGGCGCTTATTCTGGCGCCTTTGATCGTGGGGGTTTTTGGCATCGTGCTTGAGCGGACAATGCTGTCGCGGCTCTACCATCTCGATCATCTGTACGGGCTATTGCTGACCTTTGGGCTCGCGTTGATCATTCAGGGCCTGTTTCGCAACTATTACGGGATTTCGGGGCTGCCGTATCAGATCCCTGACTTGCTTTCTGGTGGACACAATCTTGGCTTCATGTTCCTTCCGAACTACCGCGCGTGGGTCGTTGCCGCCTCAGTTGTTGTGTGCTTCGGCACGTGGTTCATGATCGAAAAGACCCGCTTGGGCGCCTATCTGCGTGCTGCCACGGAAAATCCCGTGCTGGTCGGCGCCTTTGGGGTGAACGTGCCGCTGATGATCATGCTGACCTACGGGTTCGGCGTCGCGCTGGCCGGATTTGCCGGCGTACTGGCCGCACCGATCTATTCAGTAAACCCCACCATGGGCGAGCAATTGATCATCGTCGTCTTTGCCGTGGTTGTGATCGGCGGGATGGGATCAATCATGGGGGCGATCCTGACGGGTTATATGCTGGGTATCGTCGAGGGACTGACCCGCGTGTTTTATCCAGAAGGATCGGCCGTTGTTATCTTTGTGATCATGGCAATCGTCCTGATGATCAAACCTGAGGGACTATTCGGGAGGCCCGTATAA
- a CDS encoding response regulator — MGSRIILIEDEPLIAADIEFAIQDAGYDVVGSARTVDEGLRLLKTTVCDGAVIDANLNGQSSKAIVDKLDLAAVPYIVVSGYTRDQIDFLKEGTVLIGKPFRMSDLTNAIRENLVREN; from the coding sequence TTGGGCAGCCGGATTATCTTAATCGAAGACGAGCCGCTTATCGCTGCCGATATTGAGTTTGCTATTCAGGACGCTGGCTACGACGTTGTAGGCTCTGCGCGGACCGTGGATGAAGGACTTCGCCTGCTAAAGACGACAGTCTGCGACGGGGCGGTGATTGATGCAAATCTCAATGGTCAAAGCTCCAAAGCGATAGTGGACAAGTTGGATTTAGCCGCTGTGCCCTACATCGTCGTTTCGGGATACACTCGTGATCAGATCGATTTTCTAAAGGAAGGCACTGTATTGATCGGCAAACCGTTTCGCATGTCTGATCTTACAAATGCCATCCGAGAAAACTTGGTTCGTGAAAACTAG
- a CDS encoding branched-chain amino acid ABC transporter permease yields MADKKTDTDPMAQTESMPMLHRVIFAVLLIALIILPFYVYPIFAMKVMCFALFAAAFNLLLGFGGLLSFGHAAYFGGASYIAAHAAKVWGLTPELSVLCGAAAAGVLGFVIGSLAIRRQGIYFAMVTLAFAQMVYFVALQADFTGGEDGIQSVPRGDLFGLIPLADNIALYFFVLAVTFCGILLLYRIVHSPFGQVLKAIRENEPRAISLGYDVNRYKLIVFTLSATMAGVAGATKAQVFQLASLTDVHWSMSGEVVLMTLLGGMGTIFGPLVGAGIIVTMQNYLATFGAWVTVIQGVIFVLGVLMFREGIVGVLARWLKRPL; encoded by the coding sequence ATGGCTGACAAAAAAACTGATACTGACCCGATGGCGCAGACCGAGAGCATGCCGATGCTCCACAGGGTCATCTTTGCCGTTCTGCTGATCGCGCTGATCATTCTGCCATTCTACGTCTACCCGATCTTTGCGATGAAGGTGATGTGTTTTGCCCTCTTCGCGGCCGCCTTTAACCTGCTCTTGGGCTTTGGCGGGCTGCTATCGTTCGGACATGCCGCCTACTTTGGCGGGGCAAGTTACATCGCCGCACATGCCGCCAAGGTCTGGGGCCTTACGCCCGAGTTGTCGGTGCTCTGCGGCGCCGCGGCTGCCGGGGTGCTGGGCTTTGTGATCGGATCGCTGGCCATCCGTAGACAGGGGATCTATTTTGCCATGGTCACGCTGGCCTTTGCGCAAATGGTTTATTTCGTGGCCCTGCAGGCGGACTTTACCGGCGGCGAGGACGGCATTCAGAGCGTTCCGCGCGGTGATCTGTTTGGATTGATCCCGCTTGCGGACAATATCGCACTCTATTTCTTTGTTCTCGCCGTCACGTTCTGTGGCATCTTGCTGCTATACCGGATTGTGCATTCACCCTTTGGTCAGGTTCTCAAAGCGATCCGCGAGAATGAGCCGCGCGCCATTTCATTGGGATACGACGTTAATCGGTACAAGTTGATCGTGTTCACCCTGTCGGCCACCATGGCAGGTGTCGCCGGGGCTACCAAAGCGCAGGTGTTTCAACTCGCATCGCTTACGGATGTTCATTGGTCGATGTCGGGCGAGGTCGTGTTGATGACACTGCTGGGCGGCATGGGGACGATATTCGGGCCGCTCGTCGGCGCGGGCATCATCGTCACAATGCAGAACTATCTGGCAACCTTTGGGGCTTGGGTCACGGTCATTCAGGGCGTCATCTTTGTTCTCGGGGTTCTGATGTTTCGCGAGGGGATTGTGGGCGTTCTGGCGCGTTGGCTGAAAAGACCGCTCTGA
- a CDS encoding PAS domain S-box protein, whose translation MTNGKEFLAEYPCHSATERRWFEVIARPFDILGQRLALVAHRNVTSRKLAQVEANYAEQNAQNLAAIVTTMPDAVISFDLEGRITNWNAAATVLYGYERDEVIGQSMEILYPPNWPTRVKTYISEIITSELKYFDAVRQTKSGGLRTIAITAAPIRSEVGEIVGISNVHRDVTHKRKAEQKLRSVLDNLFAFVGILELDGTLVEANRAPLEAAGLEAKDVIGKKFWDCFWWNFSPDARQKLRDDCTRARNGDIVRYDTQIQVVGGHLVWIDFQLAPLRNADGQIINLVPSGIDISDRVKMVEALELSHDTFKNLVARSPFGIYTVDADFRLSHVSDGAQPVFANVRPLIGHDFETALKIIWPADFAAEAVALFRHTLATGEPYHSPSTTERRQDKGEVESYDWMIERIVMPDGRFGVVCNFYDLSEREKYEQHVRLLMSEVNHRSKNLLAVVLSMARQTARSSTSEEFVDHFSQRLLGLSASQNLIVEGGWGGVSAKELARSQLNHLGEEMRTKRVRIEGPEIIVSPPAAEGIGMALHELSTNALKYGSLSGPAGSVEITWGIDECANTFQIQWTEKGGPPVSNPERIGFGRTVIEKMAANSVGGSVEVRYASTGLVWVLTAPLQGIEMAKEA comes from the coding sequence TTGACAAATGGAAAAGAGTTTTTAGCGGAATATCCATGTCACTCTGCAACCGAAAGGCGATGGTTTGAAGTAATTGCGCGCCCCTTTGACATTTTGGGCCAACGGCTCGCTTTGGTCGCCCACCGAAACGTAACCTCCAGAAAGCTTGCGCAAGTTGAAGCGAACTACGCAGAGCAGAACGCGCAGAACCTTGCCGCTATTGTCACGACGATGCCGGATGCCGTCATTTCTTTTGATCTGGAAGGCCGGATCACTAATTGGAACGCCGCTGCCACGGTTCTTTACGGATATGAGCGCGATGAAGTTATTGGCCAATCAATGGAGATCCTATATCCGCCCAATTGGCCAACGCGGGTTAAGACCTATATTTCCGAGATTATAACGAGCGAATTGAAATACTTTGACGCCGTACGTCAGACCAAATCCGGCGGACTGCGAACGATTGCGATAACCGCCGCACCGATACGGTCTGAAGTGGGTGAAATCGTTGGCATTTCGAATGTTCATCGCGACGTCACGCACAAACGCAAAGCGGAACAGAAGCTGCGTAGCGTGCTCGACAATCTCTTTGCTTTTGTAGGGATATTAGAACTCGATGGGACGCTTGTTGAGGCCAACAGGGCACCTTTGGAGGCCGCCGGGCTAGAGGCCAAAGATGTCATTGGAAAAAAGTTCTGGGATTGTTTCTGGTGGAATTTTTCGCCGGATGCACGGCAGAAATTACGCGATGACTGCACGCGGGCGCGCAATGGCGATATCGTCCGGTATGACACACAGATCCAAGTCGTCGGCGGGCATCTTGTCTGGATAGATTTTCAGTTGGCGCCTTTGCGAAACGCTGATGGACAGATCATCAACCTTGTGCCTTCGGGCATTGATATTTCCGACCGCGTTAAGATGGTCGAGGCTCTTGAATTGTCTCACGACACATTCAAGAACCTTGTGGCTCGCTCTCCGTTCGGAATCTACACCGTTGATGCAGACTTTCGCCTTTCCCACGTGAGCGACGGCGCACAGCCGGTTTTCGCCAACGTCCGCCCACTGATCGGTCATGATTTTGAAACAGCGTTAAAGATCATCTGGCCAGCAGATTTTGCAGCCGAGGCAGTTGCGTTATTCCGGCACACTCTCGCGACCGGTGAGCCCTACCATTCGCCTTCAACTACTGAACGCAGGCAGGACAAAGGCGAAGTCGAATCCTACGACTGGATGATCGAACGCATTGTAATGCCCGACGGGCGGTTTGGCGTCGTTTGTAACTTTTACGATCTGTCTGAGCGTGAAAAATACGAGCAACACGTCCGCCTTTTAATGAGTGAGGTGAACCATCGCTCGAAAAATCTTCTTGCGGTTGTTTTATCTATGGCGCGTCAAACCGCCCGGAGCTCTACATCAGAGGAATTCGTTGACCACTTTTCACAGCGTCTTCTTGGTCTTTCAGCGTCTCAGAACCTAATCGTAGAAGGCGGCTGGGGGGGCGTGAGTGCCAAGGAATTGGCCCGCTCTCAGCTGAATCATCTGGGCGAGGAAATGCGCACTAAACGTGTCAGGATCGAAGGGCCAGAAATTATAGTATCACCGCCAGCCGCAGAGGGCATCGGGATGGCATTGCATGAGCTGTCGACGAACGCACTTAAATACGGATCCCTGTCGGGCCCTGCCGGGTCGGTTGAGATTACGTGGGGCATTGACGAATGCGCCAACACATTCCAAATACAATGGACTGAGAAAGGTGGGCCGCCGGTTTCCAACCCTGAAAGGATAGGGTTCGGGCGGACAGTGATAGAAAAAATGGCGGCAAACTCTGTTGGCGGGTCAGTCGAGGTTCGATATGCATCAACCGGGCTGGTCTGGGTTTTAACCGCGCCACTGCAGGGCATCGAGATGGCCAAAGAGGCGTAA
- a CDS encoding ABC transporter ATP-binding protein — translation MSDAANVLLKVSGLQGWYGESHVLHGIDFEVRRGEVVTLLGRNGAGKTTTLLAIMGILSKRSGSVTFEGTELIGMQPRQIARLGIALCPEERGIFSSLSVEENLMLPPRIADGGLTVERIYDLFPNLSERRTSSQGTKLSGGEQQMLAIARILRTGAKFLLLDEPTEGLAPVIVQQIGHTIAALKEEGFTIVLVEQNFRFAASVADRHYVVDQGKVVDMIPNDQSDENTQKLHDYLGV, via the coding sequence ATGAGTGACGCGGCAAATGTACTTTTGAAAGTCAGCGGCCTGCAGGGCTGGTATGGCGAAAGCCATGTTTTGCACGGTATCGACTTTGAGGTGCGGCGCGGCGAAGTTGTCACCCTGCTGGGCCGTAACGGCGCGGGCAAGACCACAACGCTGTTGGCGATCATGGGAATTTTGAGCAAGCGCTCCGGGTCGGTGACCTTTGAAGGGACTGAACTGATCGGGATGCAACCGCGCCAGATCGCCCGGCTTGGCATCGCGCTTTGCCCTGAGGAACGCGGCATCTTTTCGTCGCTCAGTGTGGAGGAAAACCTGATGCTGCCGCCGCGCATCGCGGATGGCGGCCTTACCGTGGAACGGATCTATGATCTCTTTCCCAATTTGAGCGAACGGCGCACCAGCAGCCAAGGCACCAAATTGTCGGGGGGCGAACAGCAGATGCTGGCAATCGCACGCATTTTGCGCACCGGAGCCAAATTTTTGCTGCTGGACGAGCCTACCGAAGGTCTGGCCCCGGTCATTGTCCAACAGATCGGGCATACTATCGCAGCTCTCAAGGAAGAGGGATTCACCATCGTCCTCGTGGAGCAGAATTTCCGTTTTGCCGCGTCGGTCGCTGACCGGCATTACGTTGTGGATCAAGGCAAGGTCGTGGACATGATCCCGAACGACCAGTCGGATGAGAACACCCAGAAACTTCACGATTATCTGGGCGTCTAG